A single region of the Bacillus cereus genome encodes:
- the malD gene encoding maltosaccharide ABC transporter permease MalD, with the protein MNIKRQKMLRLSLSYFVIFVMCAIIFYPLLWIIGSSFNPGDSLSGSSIIPQNATLDHYRKLLDLENSNYLLWYKNTLKVSVLTMIFSVLAISFTAYAFSRYRFVGRKNGLLTFLILQMIPNFAALIALYVLAQLTGLIDTHLALILIYVGGAIPMNTWLMKGYFDTIPKELDESARMDGAGHFRIFWQIIMPLAKPIVAVVALFTFIGPFTDFILASIILRTPENYTLAVGLYEMVAKKFGNEFTTFAAGSVLIAIPISILFLSLQKYFISGLTAGGTKG; encoded by the coding sequence ATGAATATTAAAAGACAAAAGATGTTACGTCTCTCATTAAGTTATTTCGTTATTTTCGTAATGTGTGCCATCATTTTCTATCCATTATTATGGATTATTGGCTCATCGTTTAATCCGGGTGATAGTTTATCTGGATCAAGTATTATTCCGCAAAATGCAACGTTAGATCATTATCGTAAGTTATTAGATTTAGAGAATAGTAATTATTTACTATGGTATAAAAACACATTAAAAGTAAGTGTTTTAACGATGATTTTCTCAGTGTTAGCAATTAGTTTTACTGCTTATGCATTTTCGAGATATCGTTTTGTTGGAAGAAAGAATGGTTTATTAACATTTTTAATTCTGCAAATGATTCCGAACTTTGCAGCGTTAATCGCACTATACGTATTAGCGCAGTTAACAGGATTAATCGATACACATCTTGCATTAATTTTAATTTATGTAGGCGGAGCAATCCCTATGAATACATGGCTTATGAAAGGGTATTTTGATACGATTCCGAAAGAGTTGGATGAATCAGCTCGTATGGATGGAGCTGGACATTTCCGTATTTTTTGGCAAATCATTATGCCACTTGCAAAGCCAATCGTGGCAGTTGTAGCGTTATTCACTTTCATCGGTCCATTTACAGATTTCATTTTAGCGAGTATTATTTTGCGCACACCGGAAAATTATACTTTAGCAGTTGGACTCTATGAAATGGTAGCGAAGAAATTTGGTAATGAATTTACAACGTTTGCAGCCGGTTCGGTATTAATTGCAATCCCGATTTCGATTTTATTCTTATCACTACAAAAATACTTTATTTCTGGTTTAACAGCTGGAGGTACGAAAGGATGA
- the malC gene encoding maltosaccharide ABC transporter permease MalC, protein MQTSMEPAKELNGSKHRKMATMLSIIPGIGQLYNKQYVKGLIFLVLTGSFIVAFADLLNMGLWGIVTLGTEVPRDHSVFLLVEGILALIVIVFGLGIYAFNLYDAYQNGKKRDIGTPLNSVKEQYRNLLDQGFPYLMVSPGFLLLIFVVVFPIIFVILIGFTNYDLYHSPPAKLVDWVGFKNFIDIFTLPMWRETFLSVFSWTVIWTFVATTLQVALGIFLAIIVNQPGIKGKAVIRTIFILPWAVPAFVSILVFSGMFNETFGAINNQVLALFGIEKIAWMTDPFWAKIALIMIQTWLGFPFVFAMTTGILQSIPGELYEAATVDGATAWQQFRKITLPLVLYATAPILITQYTFNFNNFSIIYLFNGGGPAVAGQDAGGTDILISWIYKLTMTSAQYGKAAALTMILSLIVITVALWQFKRTKSFQEEDMM, encoded by the coding sequence ATGCAAACATCTATGGAGCCAGCAAAAGAGTTAAACGGTTCAAAGCATAGGAAAATGGCGACCATGTTATCAATTATTCCAGGCATTGGTCAACTATATAATAAACAATATGTTAAAGGTCTTATTTTTCTAGTATTAACAGGTTCGTTCATTGTAGCATTTGCTGATTTGTTAAATATGGGGTTATGGGGAATTGTAACACTCGGTACAGAAGTTCCACGTGACCATTCTGTCTTTCTATTAGTAGAAGGGATTTTGGCACTTATCGTCATAGTGTTTGGACTGGGGATATATGCATTTAACTTATATGATGCATACCAAAATGGAAAGAAGCGTGACATAGGAACACCATTAAACTCAGTAAAAGAGCAATATCGTAACTTATTAGATCAAGGTTTTCCATATTTAATGGTTTCACCAGGTTTTCTATTGCTTATCTTTGTTGTTGTATTTCCAATCATTTTCGTAATTTTAATTGGATTTACGAACTACGATTTATATCACTCTCCTCCAGCTAAATTAGTAGATTGGGTGGGCTTTAAAAACTTTATTGATATTTTCACATTACCAATGTGGAGAGAGACATTTTTAAGTGTATTCTCTTGGACTGTCATTTGGACATTCGTTGCAACAACACTACAAGTTGCACTTGGTATTTTTTTAGCAATTATCGTAAATCAGCCTGGGATTAAAGGGAAGGCTGTTATTCGAACAATTTTCATTTTACCGTGGGCTGTTCCAGCATTCGTGTCTATCCTTGTCTTCTCTGGTATGTTTAATGAAACATTTGGAGCAATTAATAACCAAGTATTAGCTTTATTCGGAATTGAAAAGATTGCTTGGATGACAGATCCATTTTGGGCAAAAATCGCTTTAATTATGATTCAAACGTGGCTTGGATTCCCGTTCGTCTTCGCAATGACGACAGGTATATTGCAATCGATTCCAGGAGAATTATATGAAGCGGCTACAGTAGATGGAGCTACAGCTTGGCAACAGTTCCGTAAAATTACATTGCCACTTGTTCTATATGCAACAGCACCAATATTAATTACGCAATATACGTTTAACTTTAATAACTTTAGTATCATCTATCTATTTAACGGCGGAGGTCCTGCTGTAGCTGGACAAGATGCAGGTGGAACAGATATTTTAATTTCATGGATTTATAAGTTAACGATGACTTCGGCGCAGTACGGGAAAGCCGCAGCTCTTACAATGATTTTATCGTTAATCGTTATTACAGTTGCGTTATGGCAATTTAAGAGAACAAAATCATTCCAAGAAGAGGATATGATGTAA